The Manihot esculenta cultivar AM560-2 chromosome 1, M.esculenta_v8, whole genome shotgun sequence genome has a window encoding:
- the LOC110624541 gene encoding 2-oxoglutarate and iron-dependent oxygenase domain-containing protein CP2 isoform X1 has product MSGDRRDVPPVAGDGNGTVAAANSGKQATPVVSVTPSQRLRLNPNKDHKPESYEDLQLDFSPSVFSSLEQYLPPSMLSVSRDDKMKFMREILLKYLPHGEGTRVQRHREYRQKIISNYQPLNRELYAMHPSTFFVPSFIKAISDNTEESFRSIMSEPSPGVFTFEMLQPQFCNLLLSEVENFEKWVNDAKFRIMRPNTMNKYGAVLDDFGLETMLDKLMDGFVRPISKVFFPEVGGSTLDSHHGFVVEYGKDRDVDLGFHVDDSEVTLNVCLGKQFSGGELFFRGTRCDKHVNTGSQSEEIFDYSHVPGGAVLHRGRHRHGARATTSGHRINLLLWCRSSVFREMKKYQKDFSNWCGECLREKKERQRLSIASAKSELLRKDGESTA; this is encoded by the exons ATGTCTGGTGATCGCCGGGATGTGCCTCCGGTCGCCGGAGATGGTAACGGTACTGTGGCAGCTGCGAACTCCGGGAAGCAGGCAACTCCGGTTGTTTCTGTGACGCCGAGTCAGAGGCTTAGGCTGAATCCTAATAAAGATCATAAGCCGGAGAGCTATGAGGATCTGCAATTGGATTTTAGTCCTTCGGTCTTTAGCTCGTTGGAACAGTACTTGCCGCCGAGTATGCTTAGTGTGAGTAGAGATGATAAGATGAAGTTCATGAGGGAAATTCTGTTGAAGTACTTGCCTCATGGAGAGGGAACCAGG GTTCAAAGACATAGAGAATACAGGCAGAAGATAATATCAAATTATCAG CCTTTGAATAGAGAATTGTATGCAATGCACCCTTCGACCTTCTTTGTTCCTTCCTTTATAAAAGCAATCAGTGATAACACAGAGGAAAGTTTTAGAAGTATAATGTCCGAACCCTCTCCTGGAGTGTTTACATTTGAAATGCTTCAGCCACAATTCTGTAACTTACTATTATCCGAG GTGGAAAATTTTGAGAAGTGGGTTAATGACGCAAAATTTCGAATCATGCGACCAAATACAATGAACAAGTATGGTGCTGTGCTTGATGACTTTGGTCTTGAAACCATGCTTGACAAGCTTATGGATGGCTTTGTTCGTCCTATATCTAAAG TTTTCTTTCCTGAAGTTGGTGGATCAACTCTGGATTCTCATCATGGTTTTGTTGTTGAATATGGTAAAGATAGGGATGTTGACTTGG GCTTTCATGTGGATGATTCAGAAGTAACTTTGAACGTTTGCTTGGGTAAGCAATTTTCTGGTGGAGAATTGTTTTTCCGGGGAACACGATGTGATAAACATGTAAATACTGGAAGTCAGTCAGAG GAGATCTTTGACTATTCTCACGTCCCTGGCGGAGCTGTGCTTCATCGTGGTCGTCACAGGCATGGTGCTAGGGCTACTACTTCTGGTCATAGGATCAATCTACTCCTTTGGTGTAGAAG TTCAGTTTTTAGGGAAATGAAGAAATATCAAAAGGATTTCTCTAATTGGTGTGGAGAGTGCTTGCGAGAGAAGAAAGAAAGGCAACGGCTGTCCATTGCTTCTGCCAAATCA GAATTACTTAGGAAGGACGGTGAATCCACAGCATGA
- the LOC110624541 gene encoding 2-oxoglutarate and iron-dependent oxygenase domain-containing protein CP2 isoform X2, with protein sequence MNLGLEKYSCLDEVLALQVPFLLPLYVERGRRKRDEVQRHREYRQKIISNYQPLNRELYAMHPSTFFVPSFIKAISDNTEESFRSIMSEPSPGVFTFEMLQPQFCNLLLSEVENFEKWVNDAKFRIMRPNTMNKYGAVLDDFGLETMLDKLMDGFVRPISKVFFPEVGGSTLDSHHGFVVEYGKDRDVDLGFHVDDSEVTLNVCLGKQFSGGELFFRGTRCDKHVNTGSQSEEIFDYSHVPGGAVLHRGRHRHGARATTSGHRINLLLWCRSSVFREMKKYQKDFSNWCGECLREKKERQRLSIASAKSELLRKDGESTA encoded by the exons ATGAATCTGGGTCTTGAGAAGTATTCCTGCTTGGATGAAG TACTAGCACTTCAAGTTCCCTTCCTTCTCCCTCTTTATGTAGAGAGAGGAAGGAGGAAGAGAGATGAG GTTCAAAGACATAGAGAATACAGGCAGAAGATAATATCAAATTATCAG CCTTTGAATAGAGAATTGTATGCAATGCACCCTTCGACCTTCTTTGTTCCTTCCTTTATAAAAGCAATCAGTGATAACACAGAGGAAAGTTTTAGAAGTATAATGTCCGAACCCTCTCCTGGAGTGTTTACATTTGAAATGCTTCAGCCACAATTCTGTAACTTACTATTATCCGAG GTGGAAAATTTTGAGAAGTGGGTTAATGACGCAAAATTTCGAATCATGCGACCAAATACAATGAACAAGTATGGTGCTGTGCTTGATGACTTTGGTCTTGAAACCATGCTTGACAAGCTTATGGATGGCTTTGTTCGTCCTATATCTAAAG TTTTCTTTCCTGAAGTTGGTGGATCAACTCTGGATTCTCATCATGGTTTTGTTGTTGAATATGGTAAAGATAGGGATGTTGACTTGG GCTTTCATGTGGATGATTCAGAAGTAACTTTGAACGTTTGCTTGGGTAAGCAATTTTCTGGTGGAGAATTGTTTTTCCGGGGAACACGATGTGATAAACATGTAAATACTGGAAGTCAGTCAGAG GAGATCTTTGACTATTCTCACGTCCCTGGCGGAGCTGTGCTTCATCGTGGTCGTCACAGGCATGGTGCTAGGGCTACTACTTCTGGTCATAGGATCAATCTACTCCTTTGGTGTAGAAG TTCAGTTTTTAGGGAAATGAAGAAATATCAAAAGGATTTCTCTAATTGGTGTGGAGAGTGCTTGCGAGAGAAGAAAGAAAGGCAACGGCTGTCCATTGCTTCTGCCAAATCA GAATTACTTAGGAAGGACGGTGAATCCACAGCATGA
- the LOC110624527 gene encoding nuclear poly(A) polymerase 1 has protein sequence MGSPGLSTGNNGGQQQRLGITEPISLGGPTEYDEIKTRELEKFLQDVGLYESREEAVSREEVLGRLDQIVKNWVKAISRSKCLNEQLVQEANAKIFTFGSYRLGVHGPGADIDTLCVGPRHATREDDFFGELYRMLLEMPEVTELHPVPDAHVPVMKFKFKGVSIDLLYAKLSLWVIPEDLDISQDSILQNADEQTVRSLNGCRVTDQILRLVPNIKNFRTTLRCMRFWAKRRGVYSNVAGFLGGINWALLVARICQLFPNALPNMLVSRFFRVYTQWRWPNPVMLCAIEEKSLGLQVWDPRRNPKDRFHLMPIITPAYPCMNSSYNVSSSTLRIMTEEFQRGNEICEAMEANKADWDTLFEPFSFFEAYKNYLQIDINAENEDDLRNWKGWVESRLRQLTLKIERHTFNMLQCHPHPGEFTDKSRPLHCSFFMGLQRKQGVPASEGEQFDIRLTVEEFKHSVNMYTLWKPGMEIHVTHVKRRNIPSFVFPGGIRPPRPSKATWDSRRSSAEKSSECKGVSDGLDDGRKRKRMDANGANTLKGANSFAASSLNGEDNKGSPSVGNVSVGGVLASTNVIGEPREGKTVCNITDSINNSRSLGGNLAQNGELSSQNKDLSASNDAPFSKEAEKLAIEKIMSGPYVTNHTLPQELDDLEDDFECRNQVKDLGANAKDSTVESTLATMTATSFANAPESPPLTSSSGAGPSTLCPSGGLEELEPAELVAPLSNGFRSAASVAQPKPLIRLNFTSLGKASGRST, from the exons ATGGGGAGTCCAGGATTAAGCACTGGAAATAATGGTGGACAGCAACAGCGATTAGGCATTACAGAACCCATTTCCTTGGGTGGTCCAACAGAGTACGATGAGATAAAGACCCGAGAACTTGAAAAG TTTTTGCAGGATGTGGGACTGTATGAGAGTAGGGAGGAAGCTGTGAGTAGAGAGGAAGTGCTTGGGAGGCTGGACCAg ATTGTGAAGAATTGGGTCAAAGCGATTAGCCGCTCAAAATGTTTGAATGAGCAACTAGTACAAGAAGCAAATGCTAAGATTTTCACCTTTGGTTCTTATCGGCTAGGG GTGCATGGCCCTGGAGCAGATATAGACACGCTCTGTGTGGGACCTAGACATGCAACACGAGAA GATGATTTTTTCGGCGAGCTATATAGAATGCTTTTGGAGATGCCTGAAGTGACAGAGTTGCATCCCGTTCCTGATGCTCATGTTCCAGTAATGAAATTCAAGTTTAAAGGTGTTTCTATAGATCTTCTTTATGCAAAGTTGTCCCTTTGGGTAATTCCTGAA GATCTAGATATTTCACAGGACTCAATACTGCAAAATGCTGATGAACAAACCGTCCGCAGTCTTAATGGTTGCAGAGTTACTGATCAGATTTTACGTTTGGTGCCAAATATTAAG AATTTCCGAACAACATTGCGATGCATGAGGTTTTGGGCAAAACGACGTGGTGTTTATTCAAAT GTTGCAGGATTTCTTGGTGGCATAAATTGGGCATTACTAGTTGCTCGTATATGCCAGCTATTCCCCAATGCGTTGCCAAATATGTTAGTATCTCGGTTCTTCAGGGTATATACTCAGTGGCGTTGGCCAAATCCTGTCATGCTCTGTGCCATTGAAGAAAAATCTCTTGGTCTTCAGGTCTGGGACCCTAGAAGAAATCCAAAAGATAGGTTCCATTTGATGCCCATTATTACTCCTGCGTATCCTTGCATGAATTCTAGCTACAATGTTTCATCAAGCACTTTGCGCATAATGACAGAAGAGTTTCAAAGGGGGAATGAGATTTGTGAG GCTATGGAGGCAAACAAGGCTGATTGGGATACACTTTTTGagcctttttctttctttgaagCATACAAGAATTATCTACAAATAGATATTAATGCAGAAAATGAAGATGATTTAAGAAACTGGAAAGGGTGGGTTGAATCCCGTCTCCGTCAGCTTACGTTGAAG ATCGAGAGGCACACTTTCAATATGCTTCAGTGCCATCCTCATCCAGGTGAATTTACAGACAAATCTAGACCTCTACATTGTTCTTTCTTTATGGGATTGCAACGTAAACAAGGGGTCCCTGCAAGTGAAGGTGAACAGTTTGATATAAGGTTAACTGTTGAGGAATTTAAACACTCTGTTAATATGTATACCTTGTGGAAGCCTGGAATGGAGATTCATGTAACCCATGTAAAACGGAGGAACATACCTAGCTTTGTTTTTCCTGGTGGTATTCGTCCTCCTCGTCCATCAAAAGCAACTTGGGATAGCAGGCGAAGTTCAGCTGAAAAATCATCTGAATGTAAAGGAGTTTCAGATGGGTTGGATGATGGAAGGAAGAGAAAGCGAATGGATGCTAATGGAGCAAATACCCTGAAAGGTGCCAATTCCTTTGCTGCTTCTTCTTTGAATGGGGAAGATAATAAGGGAAGTCCTTCTGTTGGCAATGTTTCTGTAGGAGGTGTCCTTGCTAGTACAAATGTGATAGGGGAGCCAAGGGAAGGAAAAACAGTGTGCAATATAACAGACAGCATAAACAATTCAAGAAGCTTAGGTGGGAATCTTGCTCAAAATGGGGAGCTTAGTTCACAAAATAAAGATTTGTCTGCCTCCAATGATGCCCCTTTCTCTAAGGAGGCTGAGAAGCTggcaattgaaaaaataatgtcTGGTCCTTATGTTACTAACCATACTTTACCACAAGAGCTTGATGATCTTGAAGATGATTTTGAATGTAGAAATCAGGTCAAAGATTTGGGGGCAAATGCAAAAGACAGTACAGTGGAATCTACATTGGCAACTATGACAGCAACATCATTTGCTAATGCACCTGAATCACCACCACTAACATCCAGCAGTGGAGCTGGTCCATCTACTTTATGTCCTAGTGGAGGCTTGGAGGAGCTTGAG CCTGCTGAACTTGTGGCACCATTGTCCAATGGGTTCCGTTCTGCTGCTTCAGTGGCACAGCCGAAGCCGCTTATCAG GTTGAACTTCACTTCTTTAGGTAAAGCCAGTGGCAGAAGCACATAA